From Aegilops tauschii subsp. strangulata cultivar AL8/78 chromosome 5, Aet v6.0, whole genome shotgun sequence:
gtgtgaatacataaacaaatactgtgtccctagtaagcctctactagacaagctcgttaatcaaagatggttgaggtttcctaaccatggacatgtgttgtcatttgataataggatcacatcattaggagaatgatgtgatggacaagacccatccgttagcttagcatattgatcgttcatcttattgctattgctttcttaatgccaaatacatattccttggactatgagattatgcaactcccggataccggaggaataccttgtgtgatatcaaacgtcacaacgtaactgggtgatcataaagatgctctacgggtatctccgaaggtgtttgttgagttggcatagatcgagattaggatttctcactccgagtatcggagaggtatctctcggccctatcggtaatacacatcataagaaggcttgcaagaaaagtgactaaggagttagttacaagatgatgtattacgaaatgattaaagagacttgccggtaatgagattgaactaggtatgaagatgccgacgatcgaatctcgggcaagtaacatacggatggacaaagggaattacgtatgttgtcataaggttcaaccgataaagatcttcgtagaatatgtaggagacaatatgggcatccaggttccgctattggttattgaccagagaggtgtctcggtcatgtctacatagttctcgaacccgtagggtccgcacgcttaacgttcattaacgatatagtgttatatgagttatatgatttggtgaccgaatgttgttcggagtcccagatgagatcacagacatgacgaggagctccgaaatggtccagaggtaaagattgatatatatgatgatgatattcggacaccggaagagtttcggagtgcactgggtagtcatcgggtcaccgaaaggggttcTGGACACCTCCGGTAGgtgtatgggcctaatgggccaagggggGTAGACTAGCCCACAAGGGGGTTGGCGCGCCCCTCTCCCTGGCCACCGGCCATAGGTaaggaaagggggagggctagcccctcctgccttccccttctcatgggagaaaggaaagggggggcgccaccctcccATGCCTTTCCCCGCTCACCTAGAAAGGAAAGAGGGGCGCGGcttggggaggaccccaagtaggatttggcctccttggggcgcctccttggctgctcctccctcccccccacctatatatatgtgggagggggcgccacacataaccacgacaatctcttagccgtgtgcggcgcccccctccacagttttgtccctcggtcatattttcgtagtgcttaggcgaagccctgcagagatagcttcaccatcaccacgtcgtcgtgctgctggaactcatccactactttgtcgtcttgctggatcaagaaggcgaggacatcaccgagctgaacgtgtgctgaacgcggaggtgccatacgttcggcactcgatcggctggatcgcgaagaagttcaactacatcaaccgtgttactaaatgcttccacttacggtctacgagggtacgtagacacactctcccctctcgttgctatgcatctccatggatagatcttgcgtgtgcatagattttttttgttttccatgcaacatttccGAACAACAGTAGGGGtggcgaggcacgtattgtattgttgccattaaggataaaaagatggggtttgtatcatattgcttgagtttatccctctacatcatgtcatcttgcttaaggcggtactctgttcttatgaacttaatactctggatgcaggcaggagtcggtcgatgtgtggagtaatagtagtagatgcagaatcggttcagtctacttgtcacggacgtgatgcctatattcatgatcattgtcttagatatcatcataactttgcgcttttctatcagttgttcaacagtaatttgtttacccacagtATGCTTTATTAAAGAGAGAAGCCTCttgtgaaaactatggccccctagtctattttccattatatattttcagatctataaaaccaaaacccaaaaataccttgttgtaatttatttatatttactttattttaccttttacttatcttttatatctatctctattagatctcactcttgcaagtgaccatgaagggattgacaacccctttttcgtgttgtgtgcaagtgtttgttagtctGTGCAGGTGCATATATTTGGGAATTgattgtgcctcctactggattgataccttggttcttaactaagggaattacttatctctactttgctgcatcacactttcctcttcaaaggaaaaAATCAACGCAATCTCAAGAAGTAGCATCTGGCACCGGAGAAGCatatcgcggccgcacgcgcggatgaggtcgcaaTGGATGCCATGCGTGctgaccgccagatcttggatgAGCATCTCGctttcgaggccaccgtcgatgccGCCACTCGGTTGGCTACTTTAAAGTACAGTTTGGACCAATAATTGCTACATTTCCTAGTACTTATCAAGCATtgttggtttggttaactatcttatcttctagtatatgttctattctgcaatgtggtgctcagttaactgtttggttcatttgtttgGCTGTCCAGTTAAAATTTTTGGTTAAATTCTGCAATCTGAtgttcatttgttgtgggtacagttttgtattgttatgcacgtgagaaataaatcgagtttggttgtactaaatacacgagaaacatatacaattgcTCTATTTCCAAGTTGTTTAGCAGGGTATGTGTTATCCTTGGGTCTTCGTAGTGTTGTAGAGGTCTTCGGCGTTGGTGTGTAGCAGCTTGGTTGCTCTGTGATTTGCCTCATCGCCATTGGCATGAGGTTGGTCTAGGTCAAGTTAATCTGTTGCATCTGCAATTTGTCTATTTTTCATTAACATATTCTATTGATAGTATgccaactctcagttaacctgatcaagatatGCCTTTTaagtgttgcagggaaacaatgggaggcaatgaggtttaccatcgaggtttgcacatgcacgatcctttggctaatagcacatcattatgcagttgcaggaatcattctaatatttatgttttagcaatttggtcttgcacatgtaggtcctgctatcAGAGGTTTAGACCCATTGTTTgatccattttgcatatggggaatgagatgtccatgaatatcagtcaagtcaagaaactcagaaggATTATTACGATAAAGAAACTTGCCatgaataacagcaagatctttgtttacacaatgaagaagacgtcagtcaactataggatgatactaactcttttaccttgtttttccCCTTGTGCCATTTCAAAATGCATATCTTTTTTCAgtcctttccaaagcagttcaccgatgattacctctcaaaccaccaaAATGGTCAAgagcgaggaaggtattcattcatcACCCACgatacaatattgaagtcttccccaagaggacgaaggttgggcgggcaattatccatagccattGGCATAAAGTTGCGAGggtcaacatcactgaaggctcaatattttccttccgcttctgcagtttcccaaatgagattcatctgtctatttaccgtgtatgatgctactttcccaaggtttttgatgttgcatgtgaaacttggtgctgttgtgtaatggcgtaactagCTATATGCCTATATGGTCTAACTGAGTGTTGAAGCTATATTATGTaattcaattatgaaatcctggttgttGTAATATGGATATGAAATATATGGTgagttttataagaaatatcaatttgattactaaatggattatcaataatagacCAATTAGCCTGCTTAGTGGGGTTTTCTATTTGGTACTTCCGGCCGCGTTAGCCACCCTACGGAGGGTATCGACAATTTTCCGAACCGACAAATTTTACCATTGGCTTTAAAAATATATTTGGCATGTAGTACTCTGGAATGGAAGAAAAAAAGATCTATTAAAGTCATTCTACCATAGATAATCTAACTGATTTATAGCCAGTCAAATTATATTTGAATTACCAACCAGGAACTCATAGGCATCAGATGTATTTTTTTCTTGGTACAATAAGGGGATGGCCTATGTATAGAAAGTGGGTCCATATCAAGCCGCGGAAAAAATATTTGTAGCGATTATTACTGTTTTTCACTAATATGATAGTGGGTTTATTCTAGTTAGGAGTTTAACAAGAGAGACAACAAAACTAGTGTTACCTCAAAATTGATGAAGGCGTTTTGATTCGTAGCAGCGCCCGCAAACGATGAGATAATCCAAAAAATTCAAATAATTAATAGGAGGATAAGTGGACCCCAAGGAGATACCCCAAAGATTCTTCCTCTTTTCAAGGCATCCTAAAGAGAGAGCGACAAGTTCATAAATGCAAGGACGAAAGGATACGACGTAAGAGGATAACATTGTCCAATACCTCAAGTACTAGAAACTGACCAAAATGTGTTAGCCATTAATATTAGCCACAAAAGTAGccgggggcatgcattcataaaTAGGATTGATAAAAGACCATGCAACCCTTTACGTGCCAAAACCCTAACAATGAAGCCCTATTAAACAATATCAACGGCTTTCACAAAGTTTACCGCTCACATACAAACATGTAGGTTCTAGGACGAGAGTTGTTCTTGAGCAATAATAATATGATTAATTTGCTAAAAATATATCATATTTGCGACTCTACGACCTTGAATGAAATCTTGAGTCTGGTGAATATAATAATGAATCTGATCTTTAAGTCTGTTAGCCAAGATTATAGCTAGTGATGATTTTATACATGACATTACACATGACAATTTGGTGTACTAAGACTTTTGATGCTGTATCTATGAGTGGTTTTGTGATTGTGTTAGCAACTTTGTCACACGATATGTAGAGTATCTATAGTAGACTAGCCTCGGTTGTCTATAGAAAATATTACATATGAACTTTATTCATGTATTGGAAGAGGAAAATGCACGTTTGTAACATGTTGACAAATTGTAGCATCGTTACACACAACCTGCAAACATTTCTCATCGTTGCATGAATATCATTTGTAAGTTATAGTCATAAGTGATGATGGGTAAAAATAGGCAGCTTACGAGTACAATAACCGCATGATTTATATGTAGTGTTGTGTGTAACTGATATGAGGGGATGTTGAAAATATCATTAGTATGGAATATTGTATGTATGTGCTCTAATTTAAGAGGACACGACAAGTGGCTTACCAAAAAAAATTGTGTTGGAAACATCTAACAATCTTGTGAGCAATTTCTCCTGTCTTTACCTAAAAGTGTGCTTGCGAATGGAGAGCGTGCCTGGTGAAATTGTGGTATCTTTACCCTTGGGTTTGGATTGTTGGAAAGAAAAGTGATGGAATGGATTCAATCACAACTTTGGATGCTGGTATATTTTGAAAAAGAAAAACCTTTATTTAATGAAAATCAACATGCGATCTAGCTTTCATTGTGGTTTAATTACAGTTATGGTGATTTGAGGTCATGTACCACATTTCAGTTTCATTCTGACTTCACAAAGGTTTAATTGGAGTTTTTTAATTAGGTTTCAGTTATTCATTAGGAAACTCCTCTTCATCATGGTTTAATCGAGGTTCCACAACGGTTTAATAAAGTCAACAAAAATGTTTCAAAAGCATAAGATGAGGTTTGGTGGAAACTAAAAAAAACTCAAACGACAATAAAAGCCAACTTAAGCTGGTATGAAACCTCGGTGAAATCATGCAACCACAATAAACTCAATTATACGCAATTCAAAACTTTATAGATGTTCCATGCAagttaaaaaaattgaaaaaagttGAAACCATATTAATTCACTTTTTGATGATCTTGTCAAGACACATACAATAGTCAAGTCTGTTCCATAAGTGGACATTCTTCCAATTATATGACCTTTTGTGTTTGGATAAAAATATATTAGATACTTAAATTTAATGatgggagagggagaggtggaCTGCATGTTGATTTTGATGTAATACAAAATCTTCAATGTGCTAGCAGCTCATCTCCAACCACACATTCTCCCTCTATTTTTCATCCTACAACTCACACGCTACGCTTGCATATGTGTACACCTATGCCCATCATGGACCAAAGTTTAGATTGATTTTGCAAAGTAACTGGTGATTCAGAACGTTTGAAAAAAAATCACATGTACAAATGATTGATCATTACATGTATGAGTAATGTTTTGTGAAAATTGTTAAATTTCTCTGTGAAAAATGTTAAAATGGTATtcccttcgtcccataatataagagcgttttttacacaTGCAGCGTAAAAAACGTtcctatattatgggacggagggagtatatgctagttgtttgatttttttttaaCTTTCTTGTAACTTGGAACAGAGTTTCCGAAAATCCAAAATAAGGAGTGCATCTCCTCGCCCCTCCGTGGACGTTACCCGTAAAGAAAGGAGTATGTGACCGAGATCAGAAAATCCATATACAACTGTCAACTGTCAGTATCCTTGTGATGGCGAGGGTGATCCTATAAGGTGTGTGAAAAGCTAGTGAATAGAATTACGGAGGTCATCGCAAAAAAATTATGGAGGAAATAAATAAATATCCATTGGTTTGCAACTCTTGTTCTTCTGATTTCAGCTACTTACAATCTTATTTTTTTCAGGACCTCGTAGGACTTCAACTAGGTTCTGAATCAATTGAGACGTAAGCACTTCCTCACCACAAAGCGAAGAGGAAGGATGTGACGTTCCCTGATCTTTACAATGGCCTAGGAAAGGTTCGAACGATCTAAGACTTTGCAAGCCACATACGTGTAACTAATAAACCATAAAAAAATAGCTTTTCACGCGTTCGGAACACGGAAGGAAGGCTGGATTACTATACGAGTCTAGAGCCAAAGTCTTCCCCCCGCGCCTTCGTTCCCACGGCTCCCAAAATCGATGTTCCCACAAGAATTAGCATCCAATTATCATCAGACTAAGCTGAATGAAAATATATTACTGTACTGTTACATTTTCCTTCTTTCTACACATGGCTTGGAATATCTTTAGTTTATGGAAAATTAAATCAAAACATTATTCGGTGGAGAACTGATTTCATAAGACAAGCACCCTGACTAATGATCTTGCAGCAAATAAAAACACACCAATGACGACGGAGGGTACACAGCATATGATCAACCAACCTAGAACGAATAGGCATTTCATGTCCGAAAATAAATAGGATGAATTATTTCAGCAGTCACTAGGCCACCCAATCATACATACAACCAGGGCCGCCCGCGGGAGCCCCCCGACAACATCTCATCAAATTACCAGACCTATATATACTATCTTATTGTTCATGCGACACCGACCGACGCGCATACTAACCAACATCCATATTCACAACATTCATCCTTCTTAACATCGCACAACAAAGCTGCCATCTGTTTTTAATGGCAACTGGGTGAAAGGCAGCAACTCGCGCTAAGGTATACAACTTTCTGGTGAAGCAAGAGCTGCCTTCTCAATCAATTTTCGGAACAAGACATTCTTCACAAGATGTCATCAAACATCAGGGACAGCACCAGCCCCTGCACGAACTGGCTCCTCTTGGttctctcctccttctcctcaggGAGCAAAGGCTCCTCAGCACTGTCCAACAAACAAAGCCATAATCAGCACACCACCATCCGGAAGTTACAATCCATGATTATCAAAATGAAACCATTCATACGATATTACTGTTCATCAAAATGAAACTAGTTCATACAATATTACTACTATTTAGCAGACATGTTCCATATAGCCTGCTTAAAGTGAAAAATGACTTCATGAACCGCCCTCAGTGACAGGTTTTTAGTGACCGACTATGGATGTTTCAAGCAATTGCATATCAAAATGACACCAAACTGTTGGTGTAGCGTCATATAAGTGAATGAAGCGTGCAAGTAGCAAATGAATTTCAATACCTTTCTTCTGCTTTCTGCTCCGAGGCATCACTTTTCTCAATAACTTTTTCCAATAACTCTTCTTGTGCATCTTTTCGCGAATCTGCATCATCATCAATGAAGCTACCAACAAAGGAGGAGAGTAGAGGATCAGGCACTGTATTGAGCGAGGTGGCACGAGAGGATCCACCGTAGCGGTATTGTATGTGCGCCGCATCCTTTTTCAATGCGGAATACATTGAAGAAGGTGATCCAGATGAAACTCGCTGGTTCCTCCACCTGCCCTGCATGTTACAAGCATGAACATAGGATTAGATGATATCCAAATAAATATGGAATATTATTAAAACAGGCATGAGAGTTATTCAAATAGGAAAGACTTCATATTAGAGATAGGGACCAAATTAGTATCCTTTAAGTTATTACTCAGGGCTCAAGTTAGTGCTGTATGAGGGTCATTGCATGTATCAAGTATCAACCAAGCACAAGAGGTTAATAATCTATAATCAATCAAGCACAAGAGAAAGCTAATCTATTATCTTCGCCATTCGTCCTTCCAAACCTATGTTCTGCTCCCCAATCCTCTACAATGTGCCATTTGGCCATCTTCCTGGCGGTAGTGAACTAGTTTATTTCATGCATGTTGATTTTGTTCAAGAGGTACAGAACTTGAATACTTTAATGATCTCATTTTCCTAATTGCAGATCATGATTGAACAATAACAGCAACCTATTCCATGCAGTTTCAGTTATATATAATAACTGACTGATGAATGATGATGCTTGTTGAAACTAATGATACCTTGAAGAAACTGGGATGCTCTGAGGTCATGTGCCCAACCAAGTCCATCCCAACTCTATCTGTGCATATAGGGCACACCTAAAGGAACAAAATGAAAAATAACCAGTAAGCAGACAAAACTGATCATGTCTGACTTAATTGTGGATGGGCATAGTTGTTTCCACAACAATCTAACAATAGACGTTGGAATTTACTTGAACATTTCCAAATATTTCTTATATCACAACATGCAAGCGAAGTGATAAAATACATAAACCCTATCCACACTATCAATAATCAACTACACATGGAACACAAAAGTTATCTTAGCAATCCTTAAATCCACATATTTCATAAAGGAATAATAGGAATAAAAAGCTACTGCAGTTCCATTGCCTAAACACTATTTTAAAAGGCCACATGCACAAGCGAAGCATCACTGCTACAAGCCTACAACTACTATAGCGGCACTAGTACACACTACAAGATATAAAGAAAAATTGGCAGCCACTGCACATTGCACTGCAAAATTAGTTGTGCAGACCCTAATTGGTCACTTACCCAGACATGAGTAAATCCACTAGACTTAATACGGAAAGTGTAAAATATTGACTGCTCAGCCCAGAAATTCCTCTATCCACACTGTATAAAACATGGAAGTGCAACCAATGCAAAGTGTGCACTATTTAGTCTTGATGTTGTACACGGTTTTGCAGAAAAAAAATCTTATACTCACCACTGCCATTAAGAGCATCCAACACCTTCTGTAACTAAATTTGATTGTGATCCTTTTTTATCTTACCGTAAGTCATTACTTTATGCTACATTTCAGTTGAGTGCATCCAGCATATTGTGTGGTTGGATTTTAAGTTGACATGTGATGATGATGCAATATCATGTAACTGTGATTCCGCGCTTAGGATGGCTCTGTTGTTTCATTTGTAAGATTGCTATGAAGTTTATGGCATTTGCAAACAATAGAACCATGATTTTCAAATTATACTATGAACTACAATAGCCATCACTACAACTTTTGGGCCACACACTGGAAACATTACATTGAGAGGAACCCTACTTCCTCA
This genomic window contains:
- the LOC109755961 gene encoding protein DEHYDRATION-INDUCED 19 homolog 4 isoform X2, which gives rise to MDMGTFERLQAETRLRDALMRLEEAEETDDDEERGAEEEELECPFCGEEFDGVGLCLHIEDEHAAETKAGGRWRNQRVSSGSPSSMYSALKKDAAHIQYRYGGSSRATSLNTVPDPLLSSFVGSFIDDDADSRKDAQEELLEKVIEKSDASEQKAEESAEEPLLPEEKEERTKRSQFVQGLVLSLMFDDIL
- the LOC109755961 gene encoding protein DEHYDRATION-INDUCED 19 homolog 4 isoform X1, with product MDMGTFERLQAETRLRDALMRLEEAEETDDDEERGAEEEELECPFCGEEFDGVGLCLHIEDEHAAETKAGVCPICTDRVGMDLVGHMTSEHPSFFKGRWRNQRVSSGSPSSMYSALKKDAAHIQYRYGGSSRATSLNTVPDPLLSSFVGSFIDDDADSRKDAQEELLEKVIEKSDASEQKAEESAEEPLLPEEKEERTKRSQFVQGLVLSLMFDDIL